One part of the Cystobacter ferrugineus genome encodes these proteins:
- a CDS encoding deoxycytidylate deaminase: MGNRSSWDQYFMDIARQVASRATCDRKHVGALLVRDRTILSTGYNGSIRGMPHCSDVGHLMENGHCVATVHAEANAIIQAAKNGVRIDSERDKPTTLYTTASPCWPCFKLIANSGVHRIVYGEFYRDPRIFEYAARLGIELVGPGPEEQPAERR; this comes from the coding sequence ATGGGCAACCGCAGTTCGTGGGATCAGTACTTCATGGACATCGCGCGGCAGGTCGCCAGCCGGGCCACCTGTGATCGCAAGCACGTGGGAGCGCTCCTGGTGCGAGATCGCACGATCCTCTCCACGGGCTACAACGGCTCCATCCGGGGCATGCCCCACTGCTCGGACGTGGGGCACCTGATGGAGAACGGCCATTGTGTGGCCACCGTCCACGCCGAGGCCAATGCCATCATCCAGGCGGCCAAGAACGGCGTGCGCATCGACAGCGAGCGCGACAAACCCACCACGCTCTACACCACCGCCAGCCCCTGCTGGCCGTGCTTCAAGCTGATCGCCAACTCGGGCGTGCACCGCATCGTCTATGGCGAGTTCTACCGGGATCCGCGCATCTTCGAGTACGCGGCCCGGCTGGGCATCGAGCTCGTGGGTCCCGGGCCGGAAGAGCAACCCGCCGAGCGTCGATAA
- a CDS encoding S1 family peptidase, with product MKHLSLGLPGLLALLSCAATSASPVTPAPTQEARTDTAPSAVARPVEAPAPRLSRKAQVQRILPHNVRLALLEGEKVRSTASGVVIGNEQTPQGLVSYVLTNAHAVDTRELEHPGLVVIVDERADSTEYRAEVVALGAVPDMDLALVKVPGLPRTPARLATDAELEMGEDVVVAASPFGRALSLSGGMVSQIEWDKESKRPRMVKTDAPIGYGASGGGIFSLESGKLLAIVEGYRTAKVGFAVAEQNFSFDVPMPGETFAAPGAKVRQFLAQRGFSRLLGEGAGDAGPAGAQTASR from the coding sequence ATGAAGCATCTCTCCCTCGGCCTGCCCGGCCTGCTCGCCCTGTTGTCCTGCGCGGCCACGTCGGCCTCGCCCGTGACCCCTGCTCCCACGCAGGAGGCGCGGACGGACACCGCTCCGTCCGCGGTCGCGCGGCCGGTGGAGGCCCCCGCGCCGCGGCTGTCGCGCAAGGCGCAGGTCCAGCGCATCCTCCCGCACAACGTGCGGCTCGCGCTGCTCGAGGGAGAGAAGGTCCGCAGTACCGCCTCCGGGGTGGTCATCGGCAACGAGCAGACGCCCCAGGGACTCGTCAGCTATGTGCTCACCAACGCGCACGCGGTGGACACGAGGGAGCTCGAGCACCCGGGCCTCGTCGTCATCGTGGACGAGCGGGCCGACTCCACCGAGTACCGGGCGGAGGTGGTGGCGCTCGGGGCGGTGCCGGACATGGACCTGGCGCTGGTGAAGGTGCCCGGCCTGCCGCGCACGCCCGCGCGGCTCGCCACGGACGCGGAGCTGGAGATGGGGGAGGACGTGGTGGTGGCCGCCTCGCCCTTCGGCCGCGCCCTGTCGCTCTCCGGCGGCATGGTGTCCCAGATCGAGTGGGACAAGGAGAGCAAGCGGCCGCGCATGGTGAAGACGGACGCGCCCATCGGCTATGGCGCCTCGGGGGGCGGCATCTTCAGCCTGGAGTCCGGCAAGCTGCTCGCCATCGTCGAGGGCTACCGCACCGCCAAGGTGGGCTTCGCCGTGGCCGAGCAGAACTTCAGCTTCGATGTGCCCATGCCCGGCGAGACCTTCGCCGCGCCGGGCGCCAAGGTGCGCCAGTTTCTCGCGCAGCGTGGCTTCTCCCGGCTGCTGGGTGAGGGCGCGGGCGACGCGGGCCCGGCCGGGGCCCAGACCGCCAGCCGCTAG
- a CDS encoding PrkA family serine protein kinase, whose translation MEAKRYLQEVGAQVSDDFVKNRSILSFEEYLTLFMAEPRGQARNAAQYLRDVMDSFGTETVAHPTGKMRRFKVFDVPSSDRDGRVAGQEEVQNAVYRMLGNFTRAGRINKLIMLHGPNGSAKSTFVNALKAGMEHYSRQPEGALYHISWIFPSEKLVKGSIGFGGERIPATNGDLSTYAHLDADSIDVRIPCELRDPPLFAIPPAERQRLLEGALKKKGVGTGDGQGEGDFVLSDFILHGELCHKCRSIYTALLANYKGDYMQVMRHVRVERFYISRRYQEGTVTVEPQMSVDAMYQQVSADRAKLLNMPPALHNVALFEPQGALVHANRGLIEYSDLLKRPLEAFKYLLGFSETAQVPLEHFVLQLDEVLVASSNEKHLGAFKELPDFASFKGRIELVRVPYLRRYKAEQQVYDAQITPTTVGKHVAPHATEVAAMWAVLTRLKKPIPDRYPPGVKDLVDQITPVEKMFLYEEGVVPDRLSLAHGKELRKLRSDMYEESDAYPNYEGRSGASAREIKTALFNAAQHPDYKCLHALAVFEELEAICKDKSVYEFLLQEVVDGYHDHEEFVRAVQATYLDKVDEEVRESMGLVSEGQYRELVERYVYNVSHWVKGEKIRNRHTGAMERVDEQRMAEMEAIVMPKGEDPGEFRRGLISQIGAHKLDHPDDTEMDYPRIFPDLFRRLRDHYFEERKRVLRRNKENVLKYLSEDRGTLSAREQSQVESTLKTMSERYGYCEHCAKDAILFLMRKRYG comes from the coding sequence GTGGAAGCCAAACGATACCTGCAGGAAGTGGGCGCCCAGGTGTCAGACGACTTCGTCAAGAACCGCTCCATCCTCTCCTTCGAGGAGTACCTCACGCTCTTCATGGCGGAGCCTCGAGGCCAGGCGCGCAATGCCGCCCAGTACTTGCGCGACGTGATGGACTCCTTCGGCACGGAGACCGTGGCGCACCCCACCGGGAAGATGCGCCGCTTCAAGGTCTTCGACGTGCCCTCCAGCGACCGGGACGGCCGCGTCGCGGGCCAGGAGGAGGTACAGAACGCCGTCTACCGGATGCTCGGCAACTTCACGCGCGCCGGCCGCATCAACAAGCTCATCATGCTGCACGGCCCCAACGGCAGCGCGAAGTCCACCTTCGTCAACGCCCTCAAGGCTGGCATGGAGCACTACTCGCGCCAGCCCGAGGGGGCGCTCTACCACATCAGCTGGATCTTCCCCTCGGAGAAGCTCGTCAAGGGCTCCATCGGCTTCGGGGGCGAGCGCATTCCCGCCACCAACGGGGACCTGTCCACCTACGCGCACCTGGACGCCGACTCCATCGACGTGCGCATCCCGTGCGAGTTGAGGGATCCGCCCCTCTTCGCCATCCCCCCCGCCGAGCGCCAGCGCCTGCTGGAGGGCGCGCTCAAGAAGAAGGGCGTGGGCACGGGAGACGGGCAGGGCGAGGGGGACTTCGTCCTCTCCGACTTCATCCTGCACGGAGAGCTGTGCCACAAGTGCCGCAGCATCTACACGGCGCTCCTGGCCAACTACAAGGGCGACTACATGCAGGTGATGCGCCACGTGCGCGTCGAGCGCTTCTACATCTCGCGCCGCTACCAGGAGGGCACGGTGACGGTGGAGCCGCAGATGAGCGTGGACGCCATGTACCAGCAGGTGTCCGCGGACCGGGCCAAGCTGCTCAACATGCCGCCCGCGCTGCACAACGTGGCGCTCTTCGAGCCCCAGGGCGCGCTCGTGCACGCCAACCGCGGCCTCATCGAGTACTCGGACCTGCTCAAGCGTCCCCTGGAGGCCTTCAAGTACCTGCTGGGCTTCAGCGAGACGGCGCAGGTGCCGCTCGAGCACTTCGTGCTGCAACTGGACGAGGTGCTCGTCGCCTCGTCCAACGAGAAGCACCTGGGGGCCTTCAAGGAGCTGCCCGACTTCGCCTCGTTCAAGGGCCGCATCGAGCTGGTGCGCGTGCCCTACCTGCGCCGCTACAAGGCGGAGCAGCAGGTGTACGACGCGCAGATCACCCCCACCACCGTGGGCAAGCACGTGGCCCCGCATGCCACCGAGGTGGCCGCCATGTGGGCCGTGCTCACGCGCCTGAAGAAGCCCATCCCCGACCGCTACCCGCCCGGGGTCAAGGATCTGGTGGATCAGATCACCCCGGTGGAGAAGATGTTCCTGTACGAGGAGGGCGTGGTGCCCGACCGGCTCAGCCTCGCGCACGGCAAGGAGCTGCGCAAGCTCCGCTCGGACATGTACGAGGAGTCCGACGCCTACCCCAACTACGAGGGCCGCAGCGGCGCGAGCGCCCGGGAGATCAAGACGGCGCTGTTCAACGCCGCGCAGCACCCGGACTACAAGTGCCTGCACGCGCTCGCGGTGTTCGAGGAGCTGGAGGCCATCTGCAAGGACAAGAGCGTCTACGAGTTCCTCCTGCAGGAGGTGGTGGACGGCTACCATGACCACGAGGAGTTCGTGCGCGCGGTGCAGGCCACCTACCTCGACAAGGTGGACGAGGAGGTGCGCGAGTCCATGGGCCTGGTCTCCGAGGGGCAGTACCGCGAGCTGGTGGAGCGCTACGTCTACAACGTGAGCCACTGGGTGAAGGGCGAGAAGATCCGCAACCGCCACACCGGCGCCATGGAGCGCGTGGACGAGCAGCGCATGGCGGAGATGGAAGCCATCGTCATGCCCAAGGGCGAGGATCCGGGCGAGTTCCGCCGGGGGCTCATCTCGCAGATCGGCGCGCACAAGCTCGACCATCCGGACGACACGGAGATGGACTACCCGCGCATCTTCCCGGACCTGTTCCGCCGCCTGCGCGACCACTACTTCGAGGAGCGCAAGCGCGTGCTGCGCCGCAACAAGGAGAACGTCCTCAAGTACCTCTCCGAGGACCGTGGCACCCTGTCCGCGCGCGAGCAGTCCCAGGTGGAGAGCACCCTGAAGACGATGAGCGAGCGCTACGGCTACTGCGAGCACTGCGCCAAGGACGCCATCCTCTTCCTCATGAGGAAGCGCTACGGCTGA
- a CDS encoding Hsp70 family protein: MQKDPIIGIDLGTTNSCAAIVEDGGNVKLIPYKGGEYTIPSIFAIDDKGNELIGYEAKRQWQLNPRNTIYGSKRLVGRPFQSDVVKEMKKVVAYSIRPGKKNEVLLDVGKKEFSLQEISAKILNKIRDVAANYLKTPIKRAVVTVPAYFNDRQRQTVKEAGKLIDLEVVRIINEPTSAALAYGAGKSVNKKVLVYDLGGGTFDVSIIEIRDRVFEVKATGGDVFLGGIDFDNAIIHHVLKDFASKTGIDLATDPVAMQRIKDLAERTKIDLSARDDVQFNIPFITMTSQGQPLNIEMKFSRKMLEQLTNHLVDRTLQMVARVLVDSGLSTKDIDEVLLVGGQTRMPIVQDRLTKFFGKTPSKGVHPDEAVAVGAALYAKSLEDNSSLRLQLLDVIPMAIGLERAGGAFHTVFPRNAPIPNAKQLVATTSRDSQTELAMRIFQGDHEQVVKNDLLGEFTFSGIRPARAGSVQVEITFDVNVEGILTMRARDPATGREMTTTVRVSS; the protein is encoded by the coding sequence ATGCAAAAGGATCCCATCATCGGCATCGACCTCGGCACGACCAACTCGTGCGCCGCGATCGTCGAGGACGGTGGGAACGTGAAACTCATCCCCTACAAGGGAGGCGAGTACACTATTCCCTCGATCTTCGCGATCGACGACAAGGGCAACGAGCTCATCGGCTACGAGGCCAAGCGCCAGTGGCAGCTCAACCCGAGGAACACCATCTACGGCTCCAAGCGGCTGGTGGGGCGCCCCTTCCAGAGCGACGTCGTCAAGGAGATGAAGAAGGTCGTGGCGTACTCGATACGCCCCGGCAAGAAGAACGAAGTCCTCCTGGACGTGGGCAAGAAGGAGTTCTCCCTCCAGGAGATCAGCGCGAAGATCCTCAACAAGATCCGCGACGTGGCCGCCAACTACCTCAAGACGCCCATCAAGCGCGCGGTGGTGACGGTGCCCGCGTACTTCAACGATCGGCAGCGCCAGACGGTGAAGGAGGCGGGCAAGCTCATCGACCTGGAGGTGGTGCGCATCATCAACGAGCCCACCTCGGCGGCGCTGGCGTATGGCGCGGGCAAGAGCGTCAACAAGAAGGTGCTCGTCTATGACCTCGGGGGTGGCACCTTCGACGTGTCCATCATCGAGATCCGCGACCGCGTCTTCGAGGTGAAGGCCACCGGTGGCGACGTGTTCCTGGGTGGCATCGACTTCGACAACGCCATCATCCACCACGTGCTCAAGGACTTCGCGTCGAAGACGGGCATCGACCTGGCGACGGATCCGGTGGCGATGCAGCGCATCAAGGACCTGGCCGAGCGCACGAAGATCGACTTGTCCGCGCGCGACGACGTGCAGTTCAACATCCCCTTCATCACGATGACGTCGCAGGGCCAGCCCCTGAACATCGAGATGAAGTTCTCGCGCAAGATGCTCGAGCAGCTCACCAACCACCTGGTGGACCGCACCCTGCAGATGGTGGCGCGGGTGCTCGTGGACTCGGGGCTGTCCACCAAGGACATCGACGAGGTGCTGCTGGTGGGCGGCCAGACGCGCATGCCGATTGTCCAGGACCGGCTCACGAAGTTCTTCGGCAAGACGCCGAGCAAGGGCGTGCACCCGGACGAGGCCGTCGCGGTGGGCGCGGCGCTCTACGCCAAGAGCCTGGAGGACAACTCCAGCCTGCGCCTGCAACTGCTGGACGTGATTCCCATGGCCATCGGCCTGGAGCGCGCCGGAGGGGCCTTCCACACGGTCTTCCCGCGCAACGCGCCCATTCCCAATGCGAAGCAGCTCGTGGCCACCACCAGCCGCGACAGCCAGACCGAGCTGGCCATGCGCATCTTCCAGGGGGACCACGAGCAGGTGGTGAAGAACGATCTGCTCGGCGAGTTCACCTTCTCCGGCATCCGTCCGGCCAGGGCGGGCTCGGTGCAGGTGGAGATCACCTTCGACGTGAACGTGGAAGGCATCCTCACCATGCGCGCGCGAGATCCGGCCACGGGCCGCGAGATGACCACCACGGTGCGCGTCAGCTCCTGA
- a CDS encoding kelch repeat-containing protein: MKTNAKSRSTRRMNRRVVVGSSVALALSTLVACQGAADEAPSESGEALSANDSQALLSSPIAPTLKWEWTGSEVLPDYKQVMTTPVVIDLNRDGVPDIVFSTFAGSNYNTDGVLRAISGDDGHELWTVTESELRVKAAAGLTAGDIDGDGRVEVCGIPENGRGVICFTNEGALKLRTPEGAYDYNEWGGPALADLDGDGQVEILDGNRVYTATGALKWVGSDGMGGAKYTGPNAFAADIDQDGRQELINGRSVYRADGSLLCAPSTVPHGFAAVGNFDEDPQGEIVVAGREQVSLVDDTCTVRWSVAVPGGGHGGVPNIADFDGDGQPEIGVAGNNLYSVLKADGSVLWSRPIRDLSSGKNSSTTFDFDGDGKLEVVFTDETYLRIYDGATGTVLFETKNSSGTTHEGPVVADVDGDYQADIVVSANNHAYPGFNGIRVFHGDGWRSARRIWNQHAYTVTNIEDDGSIPAQPATNWLTEGLNTFRSNGPGPAAPYCAPGTWTSAPSLAAERILHTATRLVDGRVLVLGGFQPTSELFNPSTNTWSNTGNTRTTHRYHTATLLTDGRVLVAGGDGAKATSSAEVYDPATGSWSATGNQITFRLRHGAVRLKDGRVLVVGGQNKATGAVLASAELYDPATGTWSATGSLNQARYTFTATALSNGRVLVAGGSNGGANLSSAEVYDPASGTWTTVGSMAHGRLDHTATALPGGKVLVVGGEANRTVPAATAELFDAASNTWTSAGSLSSPRRDHTATLLPSGAVLVAGGYNPNQSGILTTAELFDPSRRTWCPAASMNTARYYHAATLLLDGRVLVVAGTGTGIQDTVELFQQQ, encoded by the coding sequence ATGAAGACGAACGCGAAGAGCCGAAGCACGCGGCGCATGAATCGGCGGGTGGTGGTGGGTAGTTCGGTGGCGCTGGCGTTGTCGACGCTGGTGGCGTGTCAGGGAGCGGCCGACGAGGCGCCCTCGGAGTCGGGCGAGGCCCTCTCGGCGAACGATTCCCAGGCGCTGCTGTCCTCCCCGATCGCGCCGACGCTGAAGTGGGAGTGGACGGGCAGCGAGGTGCTCCCCGACTACAAGCAGGTGATGACCACGCCGGTGGTGATCGACCTCAACCGGGACGGCGTGCCGGACATCGTCTTCAGCACGTTCGCGGGTTCGAACTACAACACCGATGGTGTGCTGCGCGCCATCAGCGGCGATGACGGGCACGAGCTGTGGACGGTGACGGAGTCGGAGCTGCGCGTGAAGGCGGCGGCGGGCCTGACGGCGGGCGACATCGACGGAGACGGCCGCGTGGAGGTGTGCGGCATCCCCGAGAACGGGCGCGGCGTCATCTGCTTCACGAATGAAGGTGCCCTCAAGCTGCGCACCCCCGAGGGCGCGTACGACTACAACGAGTGGGGCGGCCCCGCGCTGGCGGACCTGGACGGCGATGGCCAGGTGGAGATCCTCGACGGCAACCGCGTCTACACCGCCACGGGCGCGCTCAAGTGGGTGGGCTCGGACGGCATGGGCGGGGCGAAGTACACCGGCCCCAACGCCTTCGCGGCGGACATCGATCAGGACGGCCGGCAGGAGCTCATCAACGGCCGCTCCGTGTACCGCGCCGATGGCTCGCTCCTGTGCGCCCCCTCCACCGTGCCCCACGGCTTCGCCGCGGTGGGCAACTTCGACGAGGATCCCCAGGGAGAGATCGTCGTGGCCGGGCGTGAGCAGGTGAGCCTGGTGGATGACACCTGCACCGTGCGCTGGAGCGTGGCGGTGCCCGGCGGTGGCCACGGCGGCGTGCCCAACATCGCCGACTTCGATGGCGACGGGCAGCCGGAGATCGGCGTTGCCGGCAACAACCTCTATAGCGTGCTGAAGGCGGACGGCTCGGTGCTCTGGTCCCGCCCCATCCGCGACCTCAGCTCCGGCAAGAACAGCTCCACCACCTTCGACTTCGACGGGGACGGCAAGCTCGAGGTGGTCTTCACCGACGAGACCTACCTGCGCATCTACGACGGCGCCACGGGCACGGTGCTCTTCGAGACGAAGAACAGCTCGGGCACCACGCACGAGGGCCCCGTGGTGGCTGACGTGGACGGGGACTACCAGGCGGACATCGTCGTGAGCGCCAACAACCACGCGTACCCGGGCTTCAACGGCATCCGCGTGTTCCACGGCGACGGCTGGCGCAGCGCCCGCCGCATCTGGAACCAGCACGCCTACACGGTGACGAACATCGAGGATGATGGCTCCATCCCCGCCCAGCCGGCCACCAACTGGCTCACCGAGGGGCTGAACACCTTCCGCTCCAATGGCCCCGGGCCGGCCGCCCCCTACTGCGCGCCGGGCACTTGGACGTCCGCGCCCAGCCTCGCCGCGGAGCGCATCCTCCACACGGCCACGCGGCTCGTCGATGGGCGCGTGCTCGTGCTGGGCGGCTTCCAGCCCACCTCCGAGCTGTTCAACCCCTCCACCAACACCTGGTCCAACACCGGCAACACCCGCACCACGCACCGCTACCACACGGCCACGCTGCTCACCGACGGGCGCGTGCTCGTGGCGGGCGGTGATGGCGCCAAGGCCACCTCCTCGGCCGAGGTGTACGACCCGGCCACCGGCTCCTGGTCGGCCACGGGCAACCAGATCACCTTCCGCCTGCGCCATGGCGCCGTGCGCCTCAAGGACGGACGCGTGCTGGTGGTGGGTGGGCAGAACAAGGCGACCGGTGCCGTGCTGGCCTCGGCCGAGCTGTACGACCCGGCCACGGGCACCTGGTCCGCGACGGGCAGCCTGAACCAGGCGCGCTACACCTTCACCGCCACGGCGCTGTCCAACGGGCGGGTGCTGGTGGCGGGTGGCTCCAACGGTGGGGCGAACCTGTCCTCGGCCGAGGTGTATGACCCGGCCAGCGGCACCTGGACGACGGTGGGCTCCATGGCCCATGGGCGCCTGGATCACACGGCCACCGCGCTGCCGGGCGGCAAGGTGCTCGTGGTGGGCGGCGAGGCGAACAGGACGGTGCCTGCCGCCACCGCCGAGCTGTTCGACGCGGCCAGCAACACCTGGACGTCGGCCGGCAGCCTCTCCTCGCCCCGGCGGGATCACACGGCCACCCTGCTTCCCTCGGGCGCCGTGCTCGTGGCGGGCGGCTACAACCCGAATCAGTCGGGCATCCTCACCACGGCCGAGCTGTTCGATCCCTCGCGCCGCACCTGGTGCCCGGCGGCCAGCATGAACACGGCCCGCTACTACCACGCCGCCACGCTGCTGCTGGACGGCCGTGTGCTGGTGGTGGCCGGCACCGGCACGGGCATCCAGGACACCGTCGAGCTGTTCCAGCAGCAGTAA
- a CDS encoding cytochrome P450, with product MSAPHTQRPPGPRALPLLGSLLDFAKHPLAFIESCARDYGDVVYVDLLGAPTYMLQNPEHIEHVLVTRHRAYAKDKRERRMLGGRLLGNGLLTNEGESWLRQRRLMQPAFHRQRLAAYGQVMAEHAGRQLATWHDGQVRDVYADMMRLTLGIVIKSLFDLEMEGAALTVGPSLARVMEHFADVRAFLVPDWLPTPENLGYHAAVERLDALVSHLILRRREAGSEAGDLLSLLLQVQDEHGQRMDDQQIRDEVLTLVLAGHETTSITLAFCIHLLACHPEADAALHRELDTVLGGRAPSMEDLPALSFTECVVKEALRLYPPAWSISREPLEEDEVGGWRIPVGSLVVMNPWTVHRDARFYEEPKAFRPQRWADGLEQRLPRFAWFPFGGGPRLCIGMGFALMEARLVLATLAQRFRFERVPGDHVRLMPSITLRPRHGVKVRLRAR from the coding sequence ATGAGCGCACCACACACACAGCGGCCGCCGGGACCCCGGGCCCTGCCGCTCCTCGGCTCCCTGTTGGATTTCGCGAAGCATCCGCTGGCATTCATCGAGTCATGCGCGCGGGACTACGGCGACGTGGTGTACGTCGACCTCCTGGGGGCTCCCACCTACATGCTGCAGAACCCGGAGCACATCGAGCATGTCCTGGTCACCCGCCACCGCGCCTACGCCAAGGACAAGCGTGAGCGCCGGATGTTGGGAGGGCGACTGCTGGGCAACGGGTTGCTCACCAATGAGGGCGAGTCCTGGCTGCGGCAGCGGCGGCTCATGCAGCCCGCCTTCCACCGCCAGCGCCTGGCGGCCTACGGACAGGTGATGGCCGAGCACGCCGGGCGCCAGCTCGCGACCTGGCACGACGGGCAGGTGCGCGACGTCTACGCGGACATGATGCGGCTCACCCTGGGCATCGTCATCAAGAGCCTGTTCGACCTCGAGATGGAAGGGGCGGCGCTGACGGTGGGCCCCTCGCTGGCCCGGGTGATGGAGCATTTCGCCGACGTGCGGGCCTTTCTGGTGCCCGACTGGCTGCCCACGCCGGAGAACCTCGGCTACCACGCGGCGGTGGAGCGGCTCGACGCGCTCGTCTCCCACCTCATCCTGCGGCGGCGCGAGGCGGGAAGCGAGGCGGGAGATCTGCTGTCGCTGCTGCTCCAGGTCCAGGACGAGCACGGCCAGCGGATGGACGATCAGCAGATCCGCGACGAGGTGCTGACGCTGGTGCTCGCGGGCCACGAGACCACGTCCATCACCCTCGCCTTCTGCATCCACCTGCTGGCGTGCCACCCGGAGGCCGACGCCGCGCTGCACCGGGAGCTGGACACGGTGCTGGGCGGGCGCGCGCCCTCGATGGAGGATCTGCCCGCGCTGTCCTTCACCGAGTGCGTGGTGAAGGAAGCGTTGCGGCTCTACCCGCCCGCGTGGTCGATCAGCCGTGAGCCGCTCGAGGAGGACGAGGTGGGCGGCTGGCGCATCCCGGTGGGGTCCCTGGTGGTGATGAACCCCTGGACGGTGCACCGGGACGCGCGCTTCTACGAGGAGCCCAAGGCCTTCCGTCCCCAGCGCTGGGCGGACGGGCTCGAGCAGCGCCTGCCGCGCTTCGCGTGGTTTCCCTTCGGGGGAGGCCCGAGGTTGTGCATCGGCATGGGCTTCGCGCTGATGGAGGCGCGGCTGGTGCTGGCCACCCTGGCCCAGCGCTTCCGCTTCGAGCGGGTGCCCGGGGACCACGTGAGGTTGATGCCGTCCATCACCCTGCGCCCGAGGCATGGGGTGAAGGTGCGGCTGCGCGCGCGCTGA
- the clpX gene encoding ATP-dependent Clp protease ATP-binding subunit ClpX, with protein MKKEHHVNLSCSFCGKSQREVRKLIAGPTVYICDECIKLCNDIIADENEREEGKPQVSLPTPMEIKAFLDDYVIGQDQAKKVLSVAVYNHYKRIYQKKPAARPRPGMKPSGSEDVELSKSNILLVGPTGSGKTLLAQSLARFLNVPFTIADATSLTEAGYVGEDVENIIQNLLHNADYDVEKAARGIVYIDEIDKIARKGDTPSATRDVGGEGVQQALLKIIEGTRANVTPRGGKKYNQQEYVQVDTTNILFICGGAFHGIDGVIKRRVGEKGLGFGAKITHREERSVGELLAMVEPEDLMKFGMIPEFIGRLPVVATLNDLKEEDLITILTQPKNALIKQYQKLFEMEKVKLTFTKEALKAIAREAMRRNSGARGLRAILEDAMLDIMYDVPYRDGVKECKITETVVTKHEPPQLVLEKEKKSA; from the coding sequence GTGAAGAAGGAGCACCACGTCAACCTGTCCTGCTCGTTCTGCGGCAAGTCGCAGCGCGAGGTGCGCAAGCTCATCGCGGGCCCCACGGTGTACATCTGCGATGAGTGCATCAAGCTGTGCAACGACATCATCGCGGACGAGAACGAGCGCGAGGAGGGCAAGCCGCAGGTCAGCCTGCCCACTCCGATGGAGATCAAGGCGTTCCTCGATGACTACGTGATCGGCCAGGACCAGGCGAAGAAGGTCCTGTCGGTCGCCGTGTACAACCACTACAAGCGCATCTACCAGAAGAAGCCGGCGGCCCGGCCTCGTCCGGGGATGAAGCCCTCGGGCTCCGAGGACGTGGAGCTGAGCAAGAGCAACATCCTGCTCGTGGGCCCCACGGGCAGCGGCAAGACGCTCCTGGCCCAGTCGCTCGCGCGCTTCCTCAACGTCCCCTTCACCATCGCCGACGCCACCAGCCTCACCGAGGCCGGCTACGTGGGCGAGGACGTGGAGAACATCATCCAGAACCTGCTCCACAACGCCGACTACGACGTGGAGAAGGCCGCGCGCGGCATCGTCTACATCGACGAGATCGACAAGATCGCGCGCAAGGGTGACACGCCGAGCGCCACGCGCGACGTGGGCGGAGAGGGCGTGCAGCAGGCGCTCTTGAAGATCATCGAGGGCACGCGCGCCAACGTCACGCCGCGGGGTGGCAAGAAGTACAACCAGCAGGAGTACGTGCAGGTTGATACGACGAACATCCTCTTCATCTGCGGCGGCGCCTTCCACGGCATCGATGGCGTCATCAAGCGCCGCGTGGGCGAGAAGGGCCTGGGCTTCGGCGCGAAGATCACCCACCGCGAGGAGCGCAGCGTGGGCGAGCTGCTCGCCATGGTGGAGCCGGAGGATCTGATGAAGTTCGGGATGATTCCCGAGTTCATCGGCCGTCTGCCGGTGGTGGCGACGCTCAACGACCTGAAGGAGGAGGATCTCATCACGATCCTCACCCAGCCGAAGAACGCCCTCATCAAGCAGTACCAGAAGCTCTTCGAGATGGAGAAGGTGAAGCTGACCTTCACCAAGGAAGCCCTCAAGGCGATCGCCCGCGAGGCCATGCGTCGCAACTCCGGAGCGCGCGGCCTGCGCGCCATCCTCGAGGACGCCATGCTCGACATCATGTACGACGTGCCGTACCGGGACGGCGTGAAGGAGTGCAAGATCACCGAGACGGTGGTGACCAAGCACGAGCCGCCCCAACTGGTGCTGGAGAAGGAAAAGAAGTCGGCGTGA